DNA from Krasilnikovia cinnamomea:
GACACGATGCGCGGGGACGACGACGAGGCGGCCGTGCGCGTCGCCGTACGCCTCGTCGCGACCCTCTACCCCGGCGACCGGGCGTTCGACCCGCCGCTCGACTGGTGGCGTACCCCGCTGGGCCGGACCGTGGCCCGCCGGGCCGGCCACCCGGCCGCCGAGCGGGTCTCGTACGCGACGGCCGGGGCGATGCTGGGCATCAGCCGCCAGGGTGTGCACGACCTGATCAAGCGGGGCCGGCTGCCCCGCCATCCGGAGGGCGGGGTGCCCGCCGCGGCCGTCCGCGACCGCCTGCGCGCGCGGGACGCCGGGAGCGACGAAGGGGAAACACATGATCAATGACCGTCTCGTGGACGCGGGCGACCTGCCCATCGCCGTACGTGACTTCGGCGGCGACGCGCCGCCGCTGATCCTGCTGCACGGCGCCGGGGGCAACCTCGCGACGCTGACCACGCTGGCGCGGGCCCTGCGACCCCGGCACCGGGTCGTGACCCTGGACCTGCGCGGACACGGCCGCTCGGGTGACGGCCCGTGGTCGTGGGAGGCGGCGCTGGGCGACATCGCGGCGGTGGCCGTACACCTCGGCCTGGAGCGCCCGGCGGTCGTCGGCCATTCCCTCGGCGGCATGCTGGCCGCCCTGTGGGGCCAGCGCCATCCCGAATCGCCCGGGGTGGTGAGCCTGGACGGCTGCCCTCCGCCCAGTCGCCCGGACCGGCTGCCCGGCCTCGACCCGGAGAAGGCCGCCGGGGAACTGGCCCGGCTGACGCAGGTGTTCGACGCGATGCACGCCGGCATGGGCCGCACCATCCCCGCCGGGGAACTGCCCGACCTGGTGGAGCGCGAACAGATGGCGGCGCGCGACATGGGCGCCAACGAGAAGGTGTGGATCGAGGGGTTCCGGCGCAACCTGGCGCACGTCGACGGCGAGACGACGACGCGGCCCACGGCCGCGACCGCCGGGCAGCTGCGGGAACTGATGACCGGACTCGACCTGACCCCCGTGTACGCCGCGATGCCCTGCCCGCTGCTGGTCGTGCTGCCGACCCGGAGCCTGCCCGAGGAGGAACCCTTCGCCGACCTGTACGCCGCACACCGTCGCTTCCTCACCGATCAGGTCACGACGGCCGCCCAGGCCAATCCCCGGGTGCGGTACCTGCAGCTGCACGACGCCTCGCACGCGATGGTGATCGAGCAGCCGGAGCCCCTCGCCCACCTGATCGGCGACTTCCTGGCCTCGGCCGGGTAGCCCGCCGGGGGTGGCGCCGCGCGCGCCAGACCTCGGCGGTTCTGGCCTGCGGGTGGCCGGCGCGCGCCAGACCTCGGCGGTTCTGGCCTGCGGGTGGCCGGCGCGCGCCAGACCTCGGCGGTTCTGGCCTGCGGGTGGCCGGCGCGCGTCAGACCTCGGCGCGCTCTGGTTCGACGGCGAGCGGGCGGGCGGCGCGGGAGGCGTACAGGCCGAGGGCGATCGCGGCCAGCACCACCAGCAGCGCGTGCAGGATGCCGACGTGCTGGGCCAGGAAGCCGATGAGCGGCGGGCCGGACAGGAACGCGGCGTACCCGATCGAGCCCGCCACCGAGACGCGGATCGCCGCGCGGGCGGGATCGTCCGCGGCGGCGCTCATGCCGACCGGGAAGCCCAGCGAGGCCCCGACCCCCCAGAACAGCGCGCCGACCAGGGCCAGCGGAACCGCGACGTCGGACACCACCGCCAGCACGCCGATCAGCGCCAGCACCGCGGTGACGCGCAGCACCGGAACCCGCCCCCAGCGCTGCAGGGCGTGAACGCCGAACATCCGGCCCAGGGTCATCGCGGCCACGAACATGCCGAAGCCGATGGCGCCGAGGGTCTCGCTCGTGCCGTACCCGTCGACGAGGCTGATGGCCAGCCAGTCGTTCGCGGATCCCTCGGTGAAGCCGAAGCCCAGCATGATCAGGCCGATGAGCAGGGTGCGCGGCTCCTTCCAGGTCTCCCGGACCCCGGCCGGGCGGCGCTGCGCCGCGGGCACGGCGGCGTGCGGCAGGAAGCGGCGCACGATGACCAGCTGCGCCACGGTGGCCAGGACCGCGGTGGCCCACAGCTGGCTCGACACGGGCACTCCGGCCGTCGCGGCCAGGGCGCCCACCGCGGCACCCGCCACGGTGCCGAGGCTGAAGCCGGCGTGGAAGCGGGGCATGATCGTACGACCCAGCCGTCGCTCGACGTCGGCGCCCTCGACGTTCATGGCGACGTCCCAGGTGCTGTTGCCGGCCCCGGCAAACATCAGGCCCACGCCGGCCAACGGCACCCAGCCCAGCGCGGCACCCGCCCCGAGCAGGACGAGCCCGAGCACCACGGAGAGGCTGCCGAGCAGCACCGCGCGGGCCGGGCCGACGCGGTGCACGAGCGGGCCGGCGAGCGGGATGGAGGCGATCGCGGCGGCGGAGAGGCAGAGCAGCAGCAGGCCGAAGCCGGCCGGGCTCAGGTGCAGGTCGTTGCGGACCGCGGGGGCCCGGGCCAGCCAGCCCGCGTACGCGAGACCGTTGACCGCGAAGGTGGCACCGACGGCGACCTTCGCGACCTCGACCCGATTTCGCTCACGCACGTCAGAGCCCACCCACTCAACTTACTCGTTTAAGTGATGATCGCCCAGCGACTTACGGGAGCCAGCCCCGCCGAGTGGATCTCCCCGACCAGCCGCGCGACCGCCTCCGTCACATACTGGCTGACCTGCGGCTTCGGCGCAGCGGGAGGGCGGGTTGCGGCAACGGGGTGGCCGGCCAGGTAGCCGACCACCCCGGTCAGCGACATCTCATGCCGCTGGCGTGCTGATCCTCAGGAGCAGCCGGAGGTGGAGCCGCAGCCCTCGCAGACGTAGCAGCTGCCCGCCGGGCGCATCTTCGTGCCACAGGTGAAGCAGAGCGGCGCATCCGCGGACGTGCCGAGCACGACCTCCAGCAGCTCGGTCGACGAGCCGACGGACGCCGGCGCCTCCTCGACGACAGCCGGGGCGGGCGCCGACGGGGCGGCGGCCGCGCCGACCGGGGCGGACACCGGGGCGGAGGCGGCCATCCCGGCCAGGTCCACGTCAGCGGCGGCCGCAGCCTCCGCCTGAATCTGCGCCGCCCGCTCCTTGGCGGTGAAGATGCCCAGCTCGGCGCGGGTGTCGTACGGCAGGAAGTCGAGCGCCAGCCGCCGGAAGATGTAGTCCATCACCGACGCCGCCATGCGGATGTCCGGGTCGTCGGTCATGCCCGCCGGCTCGAACCGCATGTTGGTGAACTTGCTGACGAACGTCTCCAGCGGGACGCCGTACTGCAGGCCGATCGAGATGGCCACCGAGAAGGCGTCCATCACCCCGGCCAGCGTCGAGCCCTGCTTCGACATCTTGAGGAAGACCTCGCCCAGGCCGTCGTCCGGGTACGACGACGCGGTCAGGTAGCCCTCCGCGCCACCCACCGAGAAGGACACCGTCTCGGACGGGCGCTTCTTGGGCAGGCGCTTGCGGACCGGGCGGTACTCGATGACCTTCTCGACCGCCTTCTCCACCACGGCGGGCACCTCGGCAGCCGCGGCCTTCGGCTTGGCGGCCGACAGCGGCTGGCCCACCTTGCAGTTGTCGCGGTAGATGGCCAGCGCCTTGAGGCCCAGCTTCCAGCCCTGGAAGTGAATGTGCTCGATGTCCTCGATGGTCGCCGACTCCGGCATGTTGACCGTCTTGGAGATCGCGCCGGAGATGAACGGCTGCACGGCCGCCATCATCCGTACGTGGCCCATCGGGGCGATCGACCGCTCGCCCATGGCACAGTCGAACACCGGGTAGTGCTCCGGCTTGAGACCGGGAGCGTCGACGACGTTGCCGTGGTCGGCGATGTGCTCGACGATCGCCTCGACCTGCTCCTCGGGGTAACCGATGCTGCGCAGCGCGCGCGGCACGGTCTGGTTGACGATCTGCATCGAGCCGCCGCCGACGAGCTTCTTGAACTTGACCAGGGCCAGGTCGGGCTCGATGCCGGTGGTGTCGCAGTCCATCATCAGGCCGATGGTGCCGGTGGGCGCCAGCACGGACGCCTGGGCGTTGCGCCAGCCGTTCTTCTCACCGATCTTGTTGCCGTTCTGCCACTGCTTGGTCGCCTCGCGGACGATGTCGGTGGCCACGGCGCCCTGCGGGCGGATGGCGTCGTTCGCGGCGGCGTGCTTGCGCATGACCCGCTTGTGGGCGTCGGCGTTGCGGGCGTACCCGTCGTACGCGCCGACCACCCCGGCCAGCTCCGCCGAGCGGCGGTACGCCGTGCCCGTCATCAGCGAGGTGATGGCGGCGGCCAGGCCGCGGCCCCCCTCCGAGTCGTACGGCAGGCCCGACGCCATGAGCAGCGCGCCGAGGTTCGCGTACCCGATGCCGAGCTGGCGGTACGCCCGGGTGGTCTCGCCGATCTTCACGGTCGGGAAGTCGGCGAAGCAGATGGAGATGTCCATGGCGGTGATGACGAACTCGACGCTCTGGACGAACTTCGCCACCTCGAAACCGCCCTCGGCGGTCAGGAACTTCATGAGGTTGAGCGACGCCAGGTTGCACGACGAGTCGTCCAGCGACATGTACTCCGAGCACGGGTTGGACGCGGTGATCCGCCCGGTCTCCGGGTTGGTGTGCCAGTCGTTGATGGTGTCGTCGTACTGCAGGCCGGGGTCGGCGCACTCCCAGGCGGCCTGGGCGATGTCACGGAACAGCTTGCGCGCGTCGATGCTCTCGATGACCTCGCCGTTGAGCCGGCCACGCAGGTCGAACGTGCCGCCTTCGTCCACGGCGCGCATGAACTCGTCGCTGACGCGTACGGAGTTGTTGGCGTTCTGGTACTGGACGCTGACGATGTCCGAGCCGCCCAGGTCCATGTCGAAGCCCGCGTCGCGCAGCGCGCGGATCTTGTTCTCCTCGCGCGCCTTCGTCCACACGAACTCCTCGACGTCGGGGTGGTCGACGTCGAGGATGACCATCTTCGCGGCCCGCCGGGTCGCCCCGCCGGACTTGATCGTGCCCGCGCTGGCGTCCGCGCCGCGCATGAAGCTGACCGGGCCGCTGGCGGTGCCGCCGGAGGTCAGCAGCTCCTTGCTGGAACGGATCCGGGACAGGTTGACCCCGGAGCCGGAGCCGCCCTTGAAGATCAGTCCCTCCTCCTTGTACCAGTCCAGGATGGAGTCCATCGAGTCGTCCACGGACAGGATGAAGCACGCGCTGACCTGCTGCGGCGAGGAGGTGCCGACGTTGAACCAGACCGGCGAGTTGAAGCTGAACACCTGGTGCAACAGCATCCAGGTCAGCTCGTGGTCGAAGATCTCGGCGTCGCCGGGGGTGGCGAAGTAGCCGTGCTCCTCGCCGGCCTTGCGGTAGGTCCGCACGACGCGGTCGATGAGCTGCTTGAGGGACCACTCACGCTCCGGGGTGCCGACCGCGCCCCGGAAGTACTTGGTGGTGACGATGTTCGCGGCGTTGACGCTCCAGAAGTCGGGGTACTCCACCCCGCGCTGCTCGAAGTTGATCGAGCCGTCGCGCCAGTTCGTCATGACGACGTCGCGGCGCTCCCATTCGACCTCGTCGTACGGGTGGACGCCCTCGGTCGTCCACACCCGCTGGAGCCGCAACCCGCTGACCGCAGCTCCCGCAGCTCCCCCACTGCTGGCGCGCGTGCGCTGCCTTCCCGCTGCCATGCCGTCACCGGCCATGTGGTGTTCCCCCTCGTCGTGCCCCGCGACTGCCCGTCGCGACGCGCTGTGCGTTTCGTTCTTCAGGTCTTTGTGCGGCCGGGCGACGGCCGCAGCACTTCCTCATCGCGGCCGGGCGACGGCCGCATCGCTGCTCAGGGCGGCCTCGCGCAGGGCCACGATCTCCTTCTCGAACTCGTCGAGCGAGTCGAACGCCTTGTAGACGCTGGCGAAGCGCAGGTAGGCGACCTGGTCCAGCTCCCGCAGCGGGCCGAGGATGGCCAGGCCGACGTCGTGGCTGGGCACCTCGGCGGCGCCCTTGGCGCGGATCGTCTCCTCGACCTTCTGAGCCAGCAGGGCGATGGCGTCCTCGTCCACGGGACGACCCTGGCACGCCTTGCGCACCCCGCTCATGATTTTCGTACGGCTGAAGGGCTCCGTGACGCCGCTGCGCTTGACCACCGCCAGCACCGCCTCCTCGACCGTGGTGAACCGCTTGCCGCATTCGGGGCAGGACCGGCGCCGGCGGATCAGCTGGCCGTCCTCGGCTTCGCGCGAGTCGACCACGCGTGAGTCCGCGTGCCGGCAGTACGGGCACCGCACCGAAGTCCTCCTGTCGCCGGGTATGGTCACCTGTCCCCAGGCACGCCGAACAGCAGCACGGCCAAGATCAAACTCGGCTCGCGCTGTGCCTGAGCGTGCGGAGAAGCGGGGGCCCCAACCCCAACTTGTGGATGACTTACACCCTTGTAACTACTAGATGTTGGGGTCGACGTTAGGCCGATGCCGAAGCCGACGCAAGTTCAACGGCGCGTCGCCGCGCCGATATTTCCGGCACCGTACGACCGGTGCGCCGTCGATTACGGGCCGCATCACCGGCGTCCCGTTTTCATCCCGTACGGGGCAGTTCGCGGGCCTCACCGTGATCTACGGCATAGGCCGGGGCGGCGTGCCGGACCGGGGGCGCGGCGGCGTGCGACGCCGTGGTGAACAACACCACGCTGGCGAGCGAGGCCAGCGCCAGGAAGAACAGGAACACGACCACCTCACCGCGGCGGGTCAGCCGCAACGGCGGCCGGTGCGGGCCGCCCGGCACCCCGCCGCCCGACACCCCGCCGCCCGACACCCCGCCGCCCGAGCGCGCACCGCCGCCGAACAGCGCACCGGTGGCCGCCACGCCGTCCGTCGCCGCGCGTCCCGACGCCATGCCGCCGCCCGGCACGATGCCCGACACCATGCGGCCCGACACCATGCCGCCCGTCGCCACGCCGCTCGGCGCCATGCCCCCGCCCCCTTCTCGTACGGGCGTTCGATCGAACGCCCGTACGATGGTGTACCAGAACAGGCGTACGGAAGTCACGCACAGATGGGCGACACGCCGCAATCGACGTCGTACAGATGTTTGAATATGTCCGACCGCGCCGATACGGTTCTGCGACAAGAGGGGTCAGCCGGACGAACACCCATCCCCACGGGCGTTCCCGGCTCCGCGACGCACCACGTGCCGACAGGCACTGGCCGACAGGAGGGCGGACGGACGTGTCGACCGACGACCGGACCAGCCGGCAGCATCAACCGGGCAGGAAGCCCGAGCCCACCAACACCTCGGCGGCCATCCGCCGTCGCACGCCGAGCCGGGCCCGCGGCGGCGAGCCGCAGCTGCGCGCCGTGACGCCGGTCAGCCAGTTCCCGGAGCAGGTCACCACCGAACTGACCGCGCGCCAGCGGCGCATCCTCGAGTTCATCCGGGACTGGGTCGAGCGGCACGGCTACCCGCCGAGCGTGCGCGAGATCGGCGAGGCGGTCGGGCTGGTGTCGCCGTCCAGCGTGGCGTATCAACTGAAGGCCCTGGAGAACAAGGGGTTCCTGCGGCGCGACCCGAACCGGCCGCGCGCGGTCGACGTCCGTACACCCAGTGAGCTGACCGACGACGAGGCCCTGCGTTCGGCCCGCCCCGCCCCGGCCTACGTGCCGCTGGTCGGGCGCATCGCCGCCGGTGGCCCGATCCTGGCCGAGCAGGCCGTCGAGGACTTCTTCCCGCTGCCGCGCGAGCTGGTCGGCGAGGGTGACGTCTTCATGCTGGAGGTCAAGGGCGACTCGATGATCGACGCCGCGATCTGCAACGGCGACTGGGTCGTCGTGCGCCAGCAGCCGACCGCCAACGCGGGCGACATCGTGGCCGCGATGATCGACGGCGAGGCGACCGTCAAGAGCTACCGCCAGCGGGACGGGCACGTGTGGCTGATGCCGGCGAACCCGGCGTTCGATCCGATCCCGGGCGACGACGCGACCATCATGGGCCGCGTCGTCGCGGTGCTGCGCCGGGTCTGACCGGGCGCAACTGAGCGGACGGCAGGAACTGGGCTGACGGCGGGCGGGGTGCGTCCGCCGTTCAGCGCCCGTATCCGGGCGGGTCGTACGGGCGGCCCGTGCCGGGCGGCCGGTCGTCGTCCGGCGGGCCGTCGTCGGAGCCGAACCAGCCGTTCGGCAGCGGGTTGTCGCCCGGGCGACTGCCCGGTGGTGGTCCCGCCGGGGGCGCTCCGTAGACACCGCCGCCGGGGCGGGCAGGCTGGCCGCCGCCGGCGCGGCCGGGCGGACCGGCACCCGGCCCGGGAGGCGGCGCGGGTCGACCGGCGGGCGACATCGGACGTCCGGACGGAGGGCCGGGCGGACCAGCGGGCGGGCGGCCGGGGTGCTGTCCGTTGGGCTGCGGTCCGCGCGGATGCTGTCCGCCGGGCTGCGCGCCGCCGGGCTGCGGTCCACCGGATTGCGGTCCGCGGGGATGGCCGCCGAGCTGCTGTCCGCGGGGGGGCTGTCCGGCGGGGTGTCCGGGACGGCCTTGGGCGGGGCCCGGGTGGCCGCCGGGCGCGGCCCCGGCCGAGGGGCCACCGGAGTAGACGCCGCCGCGCGATGGTGCCGGCGAGTGGGGTTTGGTGCCGTACACGCCGCCGCCGGGGGGTGGCCCGCCCCGGTTGGCGCCGTACACCGGTCCGACGCCGGGCGGCCGGGCGCTCAGCGGTGCCGCCGCCGGGCCGCCGACCGACAGCAGCTCCGTCTCGGCGTCGGCGGGTTTCGGAGCGGCGGCCGCGGGCGCGGGTGAGACCGGTTCGAGCGCCGGCTTCTTGCGGGAACGCATGATGCCGCTGACCCCGAGCCCCACGAGCAGGGCGCCGAGCGCTCCAACGCCGCCGACCATGTAGGTGAGGTCCTTCAGGCTGAGTTCGGAGTACCAGGCCGGGCTCGCGCTGTCCTGGGGGGTCTTCGCCTTCGCCCCCGCGCTGACGACCTGCGTGGCCGGGGTGTAGCGCAACAGGAAGTTCGCCGTGTCCGCGCTGAACTGCCCCATGTCGGACACGGTGACGTACGCCTTGCCGTCCGGGGTGTAGCTGATCGCCTCACCGAACGGCTCATTCGGCAGTGGCGTCTGACGCGGGGTGCCCTTCAGCGCGGCAACCATGTCCCCGCCCGTGACGTCCCATTCGAAGGCGTCGGCGTAGGTGCGGATGACCACCTTCGTGCCGTCGGGCGAGACCGCGGCACCGGTGGCGACCAACCGACCGACCGGTCCCAGCGGGTTGGCCGTGTCGGACGACGGGAGGGTGACCTCGCCCACCCGGCGCAGCGGCACCCCGTCGGCGCTGTCGGCCTTGAGCGCTGCGGCGGGCTTGTACAGGCCAGCCTTGCCGGCATCCTTGGTCACCACGATCGGGATGCCG
Protein-coding regions in this window:
- a CDS encoding MFS transporter; its protein translation is MRERNRVEVAKVAVGATFAVNGLAYAGWLARAPAVRNDLHLSPAGFGLLLLCLSAAAIASIPLAGPLVHRVGPARAVLLGSLSVVLGLVLLGAGAALGWVPLAGVGLMFAGAGNSTWDVAMNVEGADVERRLGRTIMPRFHAGFSLGTVAGAAVGALAATAGVPVSSQLWATAVLATVAQLVIVRRFLPHAAVPAAQRRPAGVRETWKEPRTLLIGLIMLGFGFTEGSANDWLAISLVDGYGTSETLGAIGFGMFVAAMTLGRMFGVHALQRWGRVPVLRVTAVLALIGVLAVVSDVAVPLALVGALFWGVGASLGFPVGMSAAADDPARAAIRVSVAGSIGYAAFLSGPPLIGFLAQHVGILHALLVVLAAIALGLYASRAARPLAVEPERAEV
- a CDS encoding alpha/beta fold hydrolase, which codes for MINDRLVDAGDLPIAVRDFGGDAPPLILLHGAGGNLATLTTLARALRPRHRVVTLDLRGHGRSGDGPWSWEAALGDIAAVAVHLGLERPAVVGHSLGGMLAALWGQRHPESPGVVSLDGCPPPSRPDRLPGLDPEKAAGELARLTQVFDAMHAGMGRTIPAGELPDLVEREQMAARDMGANEKVWIEGFRRNLAHVDGETTTRPTAATAGQLRELMTGLDLTPVYAAMPCPLLVVLPTRSLPEEEPFADLYAAHRRFLTDQVTTAAQANPRVRYLQLHDASHAMVIEQPEPLAHLIGDFLASAG
- a CDS encoding vitamin B12-dependent ribonucleotide reductase is translated as MAGDGMAAGRQRTRASSGGAAGAAVSGLRLQRVWTTEGVHPYDEVEWERRDVVMTNWRDGSINFEQRGVEYPDFWSVNAANIVTTKYFRGAVGTPEREWSLKQLIDRVVRTYRKAGEEHGYFATPGDAEIFDHELTWMLLHQVFSFNSPVWFNVGTSSPQQVSACFILSVDDSMDSILDWYKEEGLIFKGGSGSGVNLSRIRSSKELLTSGGTASGPVSFMRGADASAGTIKSGGATRRAAKMVILDVDHPDVEEFVWTKAREENKIRALRDAGFDMDLGGSDIVSVQYQNANNSVRVSDEFMRAVDEGGTFDLRGRLNGEVIESIDARKLFRDIAQAAWECADPGLQYDDTINDWHTNPETGRITASNPCSEYMSLDDSSCNLASLNLMKFLTAEGGFEVAKFVQSVEFVITAMDISICFADFPTVKIGETTRAYRQLGIGYANLGALLMASGLPYDSEGGRGLAAAITSLMTGTAYRRSAELAGVVGAYDGYARNADAHKRVMRKHAAANDAIRPQGAVATDIVREATKQWQNGNKIGEKNGWRNAQASVLAPTGTIGLMMDCDTTGIEPDLALVKFKKLVGGGSMQIVNQTVPRALRSIGYPEEQVEAIVEHIADHGNVVDAPGLKPEHYPVFDCAMGERSIAPMGHVRMMAAVQPFISGAISKTVNMPESATIEDIEHIHFQGWKLGLKALAIYRDNCKVGQPLSAAKPKAAAAEVPAVVEKAVEKVIEYRPVRKRLPKKRPSETVSFSVGGAEGYLTASSYPDDGLGEVFLKMSKQGSTLAGVMDAFSVAISIGLQYGVPLETFVSKFTNMRFEPAGMTDDPDIRMAASVMDYIFRRLALDFLPYDTRAELGIFTAKERAAQIQAEAAAAADVDLAGMAASAPVSAPVGAAAAPSAPAPAVVEEAPASVGSSTELLEVVLGTSADAPLCFTCGTKMRPAGSCYVCEGCGSTSGCS
- the nrdR gene encoding transcriptional regulator NrdR, translated to MRCPYCRHADSRVVDSREAEDGQLIRRRRSCPECGKRFTTVEEAVLAVVKRSGVTEPFSRTKIMSGVRKACQGRPVDEDAIALLAQKVEETIRAKGAAEVPSHDVGLAILGPLRELDQVAYLRFASVYKAFDSLDEFEKEIVALREAALSSDAAVARPR
- the lexA gene encoding transcriptional repressor LexA, which translates into the protein MSTDDRTSRQHQPGRKPEPTNTSAAIRRRTPSRARGGEPQLRAVTPVSQFPEQVTTELTARQRRILEFIRDWVERHGYPPSVREIGEAVGLVSPSSVAYQLKALENKGFLRRDPNRPRAVDVRTPSELTDDEALRSARPAPAYVPLVGRIAAGGPILAEQAVEDFFPLPRELVGEGDVFMLEVKGDSMIDAAICNGDWVVVRQQPTANAGDIVAAMIDGEATVKSYRQRDGHVWLMPANPAFDPIPGDDATIMGRVVAVLRRV